In Cytophagia bacterium CHB2, the following are encoded in one genomic region:
- a CDS encoding transcriptional regulator — MILVDLLNSPESSHLARCAHGDDECIKTVCALANTEGGHILLGVSANGSLIENNLETQNIIQFIQRLGETIQPAIIPDYEIHETEGKTIALLHVAEAPLKPVMIAGKCYRRAGSTNVLLSLTEIAQLHFQSLGRSWDAMVREEARLEDIDADKVKRFVELTMQKRRRNLETSAPLAENLEKMALLQHGKITIAALLLFGKNPQAFVSHARIKAGRFKSETVIVDEQEITGTLFEQIEQAFAFIQKHLTVKLVIGGHLQREEVWDYPLPALREGLINAICHRDYAAPMATQIRIYDDQLMIWNPGSLPQNLHLDDLRKRHQSVLRNKLIGSIFYDAGLVEKWGSGTNRIIEECKKLGLPEPEWREQQGLILSLRKDRFTEDILMEQDLNDRQLQAVAFVKRKRKITNQEYQELVGVKKRTASDDLRELEEKNIFERVGSTGKGTYYKLKGR; from the coding sequence ATGATACTCGTTGATCTCCTGAATTCCCCGGAGTCTTCACATCTTGCCCGTTGTGCGCACGGCGACGATGAATGCATTAAAACTGTTTGTGCTCTCGCCAACACCGAGGGCGGCCATATTTTGCTCGGCGTTTCAGCAAATGGCAGTCTGATTGAAAATAATCTTGAAACACAGAACATCATACAGTTTATTCAGCGCCTCGGCGAAACGATTCAACCGGCAATCATTCCGGATTATGAAATTCATGAAACCGAGGGGAAGACGATTGCGCTGTTGCACGTGGCGGAAGCGCCGCTCAAACCGGTGATGATTGCGGGCAAATGCTACCGACGTGCCGGAAGCACAAACGTTTTGCTTTCCCTTACGGAAATTGCGCAATTGCATTTTCAAAGCCTGGGCCGCAGTTGGGATGCCATGGTCCGCGAGGAAGCGCGCCTCGAAGACATCGACGCTGATAAAGTTAAACGCTTCGTTGAATTGACGATGCAGAAACGCCGCCGCAATCTTGAAACGAGTGCGCCGCTGGCGGAGAATCTCGAAAAAATGGCGTTGCTGCAACACGGCAAAATCACCATAGCAGCGCTGTTGCTCTTTGGCAAGAATCCCCAGGCATTCGTCTCGCATGCGCGTATCAAAGCCGGGCGTTTCAAAAGTGAAACCGTAATCGTTGACGAACAGGAAATCACCGGCACGCTGTTCGAACAAATCGAGCAGGCCTTTGCTTTCATTCAAAAACACCTCACCGTGAAGCTGGTGATCGGCGGGCATTTGCAGCGCGAAGAGGTTTGGGATTATCCCTTGCCCGCGCTGCGCGAGGGATTGATCAACGCCATTTGCCATCGCGATTACGCTGCGCCGATGGCTACGCAAATTCGCATCTATGACGATCAGTTGATGATCTGGAATCCCGGCAGTTTGCCGCAAAATCTTCATCTGGATGATCTCCGTAAAAGGCATCAGTCGGTGCTGCGCAACAAATTGATCGGCTCGATTTTTTATGATGCAGGACTCGTTGAAAAGTGGGGCAGCGGCACTAATCGCATTATCGAAGAATGCAAAAAGCTCGGATTGCCGGAACCCGAGTGGCGCGAGCAGCAAGGCCTGATTTTGAGTCTACGCAAAGATCGCTTCACCGAAGATATTTTGATGGAACAGGATCTCAATGATCGCCAACTGCAAGCGGTTGCGTTTGTCAAAAGGAAACGCAAGATCACCAATCAAGAATATCAAGAATTGGTAGGGGTGAAAAAACGTACAGCTTCGGATGATCTGCGCGAGCTTGAAGAGAAAAATATCTTCGAGAGAGTTGGTTCGACCGGCAAGGGCACGTATTACAAGCTGAAAGGACGATAA
- a CDS encoding type II toxin-antitoxin system PemK/MazF family toxin, whose protein sequence is MAIKRFDVYLVNLDPTVGKEIQKTRPSLVISPDEMNRHIGTVIVAPLTTQGRNYPTRVACRFQGKEGQVVLDQIRTVDKTRLVKLLGRIEKRTQNKVLAVLQEMFAE, encoded by the coding sequence ATGGCGATCAAACGTTTCGACGTTTATCTCGTCAATCTCGATCCAACGGTCGGCAAAGAAATCCAGAAAACGCGGCCCAGCCTCGTCATCTCGCCGGACGAGATGAATCGCCACATCGGAACCGTCATCGTCGCCCCACTGACCACGCAGGGACGAAATTATCCCACCCGGGTTGCTTGTCGATTTCAGGGAAAAGAGGGCCAGGTCGTTCTCGATCAAATCCGCACGGTCGATAAAACGCGCCTGGTGAAGCTGTTGGGCAGAATCGAAAAAAGAACACAAAATAAAGTCTTGGCCGTTTTGCAGGAAATGTTTGCGGAGTAA
- a CDS encoding AbrB/MazE/SpoVT family DNA-binding domain-containing protein: MKTRIVQVGNSQGIRIPKVLLEQSGLTDEVELEVKDRQIIIRTAHKPRCDWENRFQAMANNGDDELLDKNELPYQSSWDDKEWSW, translated from the coding sequence ATGAAAACAAGAATCGTGCAAGTGGGTAATTCCCAGGGAATTCGCATCCCCAAAGTCCTGCTGGAACAAAGCGGACTTACTGATGAAGTCGAGCTTGAGGTAAAAGACCGGCAAATCATCATTCGAACTGCTCATAAGCCTCGCTGCGATTGGGAGAACAGATTTCAAGCAATGGCTAATAACGGCGACGATGAATTACTCGACAAAAATGAATTACCTTATCAAAGCAGTTGGGATGATAAGGAGTGGAGTTGGTAG